A stretch of Acropora palmata chromosome 9, jaAcrPala1.3, whole genome shotgun sequence DNA encodes these proteins:
- the LOC141892368 gene encoding monocarboxylate transporter 10-like, translated as MSAKFAMKILENAELEETVATEKETKLVKDSGWAWLVCLAAAVVQFVVLGIHNSFGILYIVFVREYHWSKALTGYIGSMGLGMNFFFGPITSALCRRFGCRKVAMSGGLISSAAMFATSFADSLIPIYLSYSVLWGLGSSLCYVPTYLMIDMYFDRHKSLANGLITAGSAIGALVMGPTLNVLLESFGWHKTMRFLGGCTFILFVAALTYRAPPLKRGLEFEMTKKKLIDFSVWRNKDFVVWALALGVFNLGYFVPFVYLPTHATSQNIPESKASFLIGFLSVGSLLGRLLFGRISDFDFVNRLYLYQTAFLIMAVTTTLFPLATTYTVLILYTLLFGLFDGAFVALIAVLTTDIVGSDMLPSALGFLHFVISVPTMTGSLIAGFLSDITSTYHEAFYFSGATIAICACALSLIPPPMKARLPAETNATSDEFGEEKWRPSCLKKFVCKHLIVLDKKCSEHEKFLVDVDRETDV; from the exons ATGTCAGCGAAGTTTGCAATGAAGATACTGGAGAATGCAGAACTAGAGGAGACAGTCGCTactgaaaaagaaacgaaGCTGGTGAAAGATTCAGGTTGGGCATGGCTTGTTTGTCTTGCCGCAGCTGTTGTACAGTTCGTGGTTCTTGGAATACACAATAGCTTTGGCATCTTGTATATTGTGTTTGTAAGAGAATATCATTGGAGTAAGGCATTAACCG GTTACATTGGTTCTATGGGATTGggcatgaatttttttttcgggccTATCACAAGTGCACTTTGCCGCCGTTTTGGTTGTCGTAAGGTGGCAATGAGTGGAGGTCTCATTTCTTCCGCCGCCATGTTCGCCACTTCGTTCGCGGACAGCCTCATTCCCATTTATCTGAGCTACAGCGTTCTCTGGGGATTGGGCTCCAGCCTGTGCTACGTCCCCACATATCTCATGATTGACATGTACTTTGACCGGCACAAGTCCTTAGCGAATGGGTTAATAACAGCAGGGAGCGCAATTGGTGCCTTGGTTATGGGCCCTACCCTTAATGTGCTCTTAGAAAGTTTTGGCTGGCATAAAACGATGCGGTTCCTTGGGGGCTGTACTTTTATCTTGTTTGTCGCAGCCTTGACGTACCGAGCTCCTCCTTTGAAGAGAGGACTCGAGTTTGagatgacaaagaaaaaactgatTGACTTCTCTGTGTGGAGAAATAAAGATTTTGTAGTGTGGGCATTGGCTCTTGGCGTTTTCAACTTGGGTTATTTTGTTCCTTTCGTCTACTTG CCGACACATGCAACGTCCCAAAATATTCCAGAATCGAAGGCTTCGTTTCTCATCGGTTTCCTTTCGGTTGGTTCGTTGCTCGGACGTCTACtcttcgggcgcatttcggacTTCGATTTTGTAAACCGGTTGTATCTTTACCAAACTGCCTTTCTCATCATGGCTGTTACGACTACGCTGTTTCCGCTGGCTACAACATACACAGTACTCATCTTATACACGCTGTTGTTTGGACTTTTTGATGGCGCTTTCGTGGCCTTAATTGCTGTGCTCACGACGGATATTGTTGGTAGCGATATGCTGCCTTCAGCTCTTGGGTTTTTGCACTTTGTGATTTCCGTGCCAACTATGACAGGATCTCTTATCGCAG GTTTTCTAAGTGACATCACCAGCACCTACCATGAGGCTTTTTATTTCTCTGGTGCTACCATTGCAATCTGCGCATGCGCGCTGTCGCTAATTCCTCCTCCTATGAAAGCTCGTCTACCTGCAGAAACCAACGCTACGTCAGATGAATTTGGAGAGGAAAAGTGGAGACCGTCTTGCCTAAAGAAATTTGTGTGCAAACACCTTATTGTATTGGACAAGAAATGTAGTGAACATGAGAAGTTTCTGGTGGACGTAGACAGAGAGACGGATGTTTAA
- the LOC141892284 gene encoding uncharacterized protein LOC141892284, whose product MATTNIDRSLDDIIKEQRKLQKIKAQKLKAQQAKKKQTPQKQGKKKTGQTVANQNQRKKATIKKSGRSTQQGRGTQGRAAVSGKQKKTAPQGRKSTQNTRKKQNTGNASRGRINGARVTSNRLKNKQGSLQKTKKIITKAKKIQNQQRTNRQTRQTQQKDARQNIINKRRGMQSTTKGNKGTNIQNMRKLPNRNSATTKLQRPNRKGITSSLLTVSINNPRVRLNRASPQWQQATNSIQTNRRNWRGGARSGGSNKTMDSGDLRISVPNDLFQLPRATLKPLKQSPYSRIDDGVSSVNKPKTYATLNERFSNFAVQSGRTITVE is encoded by the exons ATGGCTACCACAAACATCGACAGAAGCCTTG ATGACATCATAAAGGAACAGCGAAAGCTTCAAAAGATAAAAGCACAGAAACTTAAGGCCCAGCAggcaaagaagaaacaaactcCACAGAAAcaaggcaaaaagaaaactggacAAACTGTAGCCAaccaaaatcaaagaaagaagGCAACCATAAAGAAAAGTGGCCGATCCACACAACAAGGACGAGGGACACAGGGAAGAGCAGCAGTAAGTGGGAAACAGAAGAAAACTGCACCCCAAGGACGTAAAAGCACTCAGAACACCAGGAAAAAGCAGAATACAGGAAATGCCAGCCGAGGAAGAATTAATGGGGCCAGGGTCACTTCTAATAGGCTTAAAAACAAGCAGGGCTCACTACAAAAG ACGAAGAAGATCATCACCAAAGccaagaaaattcaaaatcagCAACGTACTAACAGACAAACCAGGCAAACGCAACAGAAAGATGCCAGGCAgaacatcatcaacaaaaGAAGAGGAATGCAG aGTACAACAAAAGGGAACAAAGGTACTAACATTCaaaacatgagaaaattgCCAAACAGAAACTCTGCGACCACAAAGCTTCAAAGACCTAACAG GAAAGGAATCACATCCAGTTTACTCACTGTTTCCATCAATAACCCCAGAGTCAG gttGAACAGAGCATCTCCGCAGTGGCAACAAGCAACAAATTCAATCCAGACAAACAGAAGAAATTGGAGAGGAGGTGCAAGATCTGGTGGATCAAACAAAACTATGGACAGTGGAGACTTGAGAATATCTGTTccaaatgatctttttcaactG CCTCGTGCCACCCTTAAGCCGCTGAAACAATCGCCCTACAGCCGTATAGATGATGGTGTTTCATCAGTAAACAAGCCTAAG aCATATGCAACACTCAATGaacgattttcaaactttgcaGTGCAAAGTGGCAGAACAATTACTGTAGAATAA